In a genomic window of Candidatus Hydrogenedentota bacterium:
- a CDS encoding extracellular solute-binding protein, giving the protein MRRTYFIWALGVLVCAAVAMLLRPSEAGSPEERQAIEEGRTIIVYWDRHSGHEHAMRAELIREYNNTQGKTDGVYVRALPIGFFALMEKMLTSIAGGSPPDVCSIDTSILMQLATQGCFTPLGEWMKTVPALQEDRFLRHTWEMVAYEGYDAAHQNWVDDVWGIPSTTDSYCLLWNKDIFRRAGLDPNTPPKTTQELEEFAAKLTIRNGAEVTQIGFIPWFPWDISLMWGGMFGGSYYDPETGLATCGSDPAVIASLAWQAKFSIDPNSDNNAPFAVDATKFQSFEKMGAYQSANNPFYAGKVAMIVEGEWQATFIPQYAKHLDWGVAPIPQPEGAPPRAYGPACVCDSVPASAKHKEEAFKFLKWFYSPRPGGGFSPISDYNFAIHNIPCIREEAMQDRFMKDPKFSVFVNELLTKPEIVSQPNLPQSQFYLDEIERGREFVTMHEKTPEQSAKDTETRTNEVLEDTYRQMKVLKKAD; this is encoded by the coding sequence TTGCGTAGAACCTATTTCATTTGGGCTTTAGGTGTGCTTGTTTGTGCCGCCGTGGCCATGCTGCTGCGCCCCTCGGAAGCCGGGTCGCCGGAAGAGCGCCAAGCCATCGAAGAAGGCCGCACGATCATTGTGTATTGGGATCGGCACTCCGGTCACGAGCACGCCATGCGCGCCGAGCTCATCCGGGAGTACAACAACACCCAAGGCAAAACCGACGGTGTTTACGTGCGCGCGTTGCCCATTGGCTTCTTCGCCCTCATGGAAAAGATGCTCACTTCGATTGCCGGGGGGTCGCCGCCCGACGTCTGCAGTATCGACACCAGCATTCTGATGCAGCTTGCAACCCAGGGGTGCTTCACGCCCTTGGGCGAATGGATGAAGACCGTCCCCGCCCTTCAAGAGGACCGGTTTCTGCGCCACACGTGGGAGATGGTCGCCTACGAAGGCTATGACGCCGCTCATCAGAACTGGGTCGACGACGTGTGGGGAATCCCCTCGACAACGGACTCTTATTGCCTTCTATGGAACAAGGACATCTTTCGCAGGGCTGGCCTTGATCCCAATACGCCGCCGAAAACGACACAGGAACTCGAGGAGTTTGCCGCCAAGCTCACCATTCGCAACGGCGCGGAGGTCACTCAGATTGGGTTTATCCCATGGTTTCCGTGGGACATTTCCCTGATGTGGGGCGGCATGTTCGGCGGCTCCTATTACGACCCGGAAACCGGACTTGCCACCTGCGGTTCCGACCCGGCCGTCATCGCGTCGCTCGCTTGGCAAGCCAAGTTCAGCATAGACCCAAACTCGGACAACAACGCGCCATTCGCGGTCGACGCGACCAAGTTTCAGTCGTTCGAGAAAATGGGCGCGTATCAAAGCGCCAACAACCCCTTCTACGCCGGGAAGGTCGCTATGATCGTGGAGGGTGAATGGCAAGCCACCTTCATCCCCCAATACGCAAAGCACCTCGATTGGGGCGTCGCGCCGATTCCGCAACCCGAAGGCGCGCCCCCACGCGCATACGGTCCCGCGTGCGTCTGCGACTCCGTCCCCGCGAGCGCCAAGCACAAGGAAGAAGCCTTCAAGTTCCTGAAGTGGTTCTACTCGCCGCGCCCTGGTGGCGGTTTCTCTCCCATCAGCGACTACAACTTCGCGATTCACAACATCCCATGCATCCGCGAAGAAGCCATGCAGGACCGGTTCATGAAGGACCCCAAATTCAGCGTCTTCGTCAACGAACTCCTCACCAAGCCCGAAATCGTCTCTCAACCCAACCTTCCGCAATCGCAGTTCTATCTCGACGAAATCGAACGCGGCCGCGAATTTGTCACCATGCACGAAAAGACCCCCGAGCAGTCGGCTAAAGACACCGAAACCCGCACAAACGAAGTGCTCGAAGACACCTACCGGCAAATGAAGGTGTTGAAGAAGGCAGATTAG